CCCGACAACGCCTGGCACCCCGACAACGCCTGGCACCCCGACAATCAGCGTGACCCCAACCCGACATGACCCGGCAGGAGCCGACGAGTCGTGCTGGGACCCGGCAGGACCTGATGCGACCAGGGGGACCCGGGGACCCGTCAGGACCCCGAGCCACCACCCCCACCCGCTACTGCGTGACCTTCACAGGAGTCCGCGCAGCGGCCGGGTCCAGCCGCGGCCCCTCCGGGATCATGTGCAGCAACTGCGCCGGCAGCGGCGCCACCGAGGCCGCGTCGTACCCGAGCGTCTCCACCTGCGTCCCCGACTGCAGCGGGAACCGCCGGTTCTGCTCGGTCACCAGGTAGAAGGTATTGATCGCACGTATCTGCCCGTCACCCGGCAGCAGCCCCGCCACCGCGGCCCCGCCGTGCGGCATCACGATCTGGTCGAAGTGCTCCTGGCTCCCGCTGGCCTGCGGCACCGGGATGCTGATCGTGGCCCCACTGGTGATCTTGGCCTTGGTGGAGCCGTTGTGCGTGTCGGAGTAGACGGCGCACAGTGGAGCGTTCGCCGCGGGCGTGATCACCTTGGGCATCGTCGTCGGCAGCCCGCCACCGATCATCGAGGCCTTGGACAGGGCCGCGTTCGCCGTCGCCGGATCGATGGTGATCGGTTCGACGGGCCGCGAGCCGTACGCTTTCTTGCTGGCCGGATCGTTGCGCAGCAGCGTCGCCTGCGTCACGGTGATGGGCAGGAGCCCGTCCTGGCGGAGCACATACCACCGGTCGGCGGTGCCGGCCATGCCCGGCGTCAGGAAGATCTGGCCGATCCGCCGGGCGCGGTTGTCCGGCCCGCGCACCGCCTTGCCGCGGTTCGAGATCGAGGGGAAGCTGAAGTCGGGCCCGTTCGGGATGGCGTTGATCCAGGCTGCGGGCACCTTCCTGAGGACGGTGGCGCCCAGCGCGTTGACCCCTTCGGGGCCCACCTTCATCTTCTGGTCGCCCCAGATCACCCAGCCCTGCTGCTGTTCGTCCCGGACGACGATCGCGCCGTTGCCGACAGGCGTGCCGCCGACGTTCATGCCGCCCACCAGTGTCACGTACGTCTTCGTGACGCCCGCCGTGTCGGCCGTCTGGCCCACGCACACCGACCACGGCCCCTTGACGAGCTTGTTCTTCGCGGGCAGCGAGTCGGGCACCCCCGGGATGCCCACGAACGGGCCCCGGTCGAACTCGGCCAGCGAGGCCGCCGACACGTTGCGCACCTTCACGTCGGGCGTGTCGAGCAGCAGCCGTGCCGAGACGTAGTTGGCGACCGGCAGCAGCTTCTTCTCCTCCTGGCTGT
The Nonomuraea muscovyensis genome window above contains:
- the eccB gene encoding type VII secretion protein EccB codes for the protein MQTRKDLYQAHRLMMQRLGMALLQAEPDVPESPMRRHTVAMFCGLLIAVLVTAGFGIWGMLKPGNATKLTDPGQLLVEEESGAKYVYSQEEKKLLPVANYVSARLLLDTPDVKVRNVSAASLAEFDRGPFVGIPGVPDSLPAKNKLVKGPWSVCVGQTADTAGVTKTYVTLVGGMNVGGTPVGNGAIVVRDEQQQGWVIWGDQKMKVGPEGVNALGATVLRKVPAAWINAIPNGPDFSFPSISNRGKAVRGPDNRARRIGQIFLTPGMAGTADRWYVLRQDGLLPITVTQATLLRNDPASKKAYGSRPVEPITIDPATANAALSKASMIGGGLPTTMPKVITPAANAPLCAVYSDTHNGSTKAKITSGATISIPVPQASGSQEHFDQIVMPHGGAAVAGLLPGDGQIRAINTFYLVTEQNRRFPLQSGTQVETLGYDAASVAPLPAQLLHMIPEGPRLDPAAARTPVKVTQ